Below is a genomic region from Mycolicibacterium neworleansense.
GCGCCTACCGCAAGTTGTGGGCCGAGATCCGCGAGGAGTGGCGGCGTGACCACAACGTGGTCTACTACCTGGTGGCGAGCGCGGTGTTCCGCGACGGGCTGGCCGGAGTATTCGCGTTCGGCGCAGTGCTCGGGGTGAACGTCTACGGCATCTCCGAGGCCGACGTGCTGTTGTTCGGGATCAGTGCCTGCGTGGTTGCGGCGTTCGGGGCTGTCACCGGCGGCCAGCTCGATGACCGGGTGGGTTCCAAGCCCGTCATCGTGGGCTCGCTGGTGAGCCTGATCGTCGTGGGTCTGTCGCTGCTCGTGCTGTCGGGGCCGGTGGCCTTCTGGGTGTGTGGCCTGTTGCTGTGCCTGTTCATCGGGCCGACGCTGTCCTCGGCTCGCACCTTGATGCTGCGGATCACCGCGGACGGCAAGGAGGGCGTCGCCTTCGGGCTCTACACGACCGTGGGACGGGCAGCGTCCTTCCTGGCGCCCTGGCTGTTCTTCACCTTCATCGACTTCTTCGGCACCGACCGCGCCGGGATGGGTGGCCTGGTCCTGGTGCTGGTCGTGGGTCTGGCGGGCATGCTCGCGGTGAAGACGCCGTCGCGGCTGCCGGTCAGCCGCGCGTCGACGAGCTGACCGTCAGGGTGTGCCGACGCAGATCGTGATGCCCGACCCGGTGCGATGTTGGGTCTGCGCGCCGTTGACGGTCACGGTGCACGCCACCTCGGGGCCGAAGTTCACGACACTCACGCTGGCCGTTTCGGTCGCCGGCTGAGCCAGTTCGACCTGCTTGGTCCAGGGGAGCGGGACGTTGAACTCGGTTTGCAGGACGTTGCCGGTGTCCAGGTAGGTGATGTTGATGGCCCGACCCTCACCGGTGACCTCGTAGACCACGGTCTCGGTGGGCCCGGGTGTGGTCTCGGTCGGTGACGTGGCGGTGGGCGGCGGAAGCGGCCGCGGTGCGCGGGTGGTCGTCGTGGGCGCCGTCGGAGACGTGGTGAAGCCGGGTTGCGGCGTCACCGGTTGCGGTGCGACGACCGTTTCCTGGCTTGACCCGTTGGCGATCACCAGCGCGATGACCAGGCCCAGGACCACCAGGATCGCGACGGCGGCCAGGATCCACAGCCACAGCCGGGGCTCGCGGTTGCCGGGTTCGGGCGGAGTGGGTGCCCCCGGTGGCGGGGAACCGGCCCCGTACTGGCCGGTTGCGCCGGCGTCGTATCCGTAGGGAGAGTAGGGCGGTAGCTGTTGGGTGGGATTCGGCACCGCGGATCCGACCGGCGGCGCCGGTTGGGGCACGGCCGGGTACGAGCCCTGATACGGCGGCTGGTTCGAGTACGCCGGATCTGGATAGTCGACGGGGTAGCCGCTACCGAAAGATTGGCCCGGCTCGGACCCGTCGCGGCGTGGTGAATCGGTCATGCCCACCTCATGGCTGCGAGGGTACCTGTGCGGATGCTCAGTCCGCTGCGGCCGAGGTCGCGGCGGGCGAGCGCCGGGGACATGCTGGAAAGGACCGCGGAAGTGACGGGAGGACGCGAGGTGGCCGTAGATCGGCATGTGCGGGTGAACTACGGCGCGTCCCTGTCACCGGATGCGACGGCATTTGCCCACTTGGTCGACGACGGCGGCTATCCGCGGGCGGTACAGCGCTTCCTGCGCGGATGGCGGGCGAGCTCCTCCCGTGACGTCGAACTGCCCGTTGTCGGACCGGTGACGAAGGTCATTCATTCCGCAGACGGCCACTGGCTGGCCTGCCAGGTGGCCCCGGAAGGCGGGACGCGCAGCCAGATCTGGGTGGTGACCACCGATCCCGACGACCGTGACGCGCGCCGCATCGACTACTGGCCGGTTGAGGCCGGGGAGGGCACCGCGGAACTGATCGGGTGGGACGGCACCCAGGTCGCGGCGATCCTCACCGGAGAGGACGGGGTCGGCAGCTCGTGCCTGATCGATCCGGCGACCGGTTACACCCTGGTGCTCGACCGGCGCTCGGGTGGCCGGCTGGTCGACGCGTGGGCGGGCGCCTCGCTGGTGCGGGTCGGCCCGCGCGGGTACCAGGAGCTCATCATGTTGTGGGGGCTCACCGAAATCGCGTTGCTGCCATCGGATCCCGGTTCGGTCACTGATTTCGGCGTGATCCTCGACGATCACACGCCGCGCCGGCTCCGCAGCGGTTTGGACGGTGAGACCACGCTCTACTACCCGGCCAGTACCTATGACCTGGGCAGCACCGAGGGGTTTGTGCGGGCCCTGATCCGCAGCGACAACGGCGCCGCGCACGCCCGCCTGCTGGAGGTCACGGTCACCGCCGAGGGCGTGGGCTATCACGTGGTGGCGGAGCGGCCCGGGTATGACCTCGACGAGTTCGTGGTCAGTGACGACCTGTCCACCGTGGCGTTGTTGTGGAACATCGACGGGCGCAGCGAGCTGCAGATCCTGGAGTATGCCGACGAGACGCTGTCGGTCCCGATTCCGTTGCCCGGCCCGGTTGCCGGTGAGCTGAGCATCAGCGCGGGTGGGTCGATGGTCGCGGTCACCGTGCAGGGACCGTCGCTGCCGCGCACCGTCGAACTGGTCGACCCGCGGTCGCTGGAATGGGAGCGGATCGACCGGGAGCCGAGCAGCGGGCCACTGACCTCGGCGCCGACGCTGGAGCGGATCACCGCGCGCGACGGGTTGGAGCTCACCGGGTGGCTGTACCGGCCGCAGGGCGAAGTGGTGGGCGCGGTGATGTTCCTGCACGGCGGCCCCGAGGGGCAGGCGCGGCCCGAATACAACGAGATCTTCCCGGCGCTGCTGGATGCGGGTTTCGCGGTGCTGACGCCGAATGTGCGTGGCTCGGGCGGGTTCGGCCGGGCATTCGTGCACGCCGACGACAAGGAGCTGAGGTTCGCCGCGATCGACGATGTCGCCGATTGCGCGCAGTATCTCCTCGACCGCGGCATCGCCCCGGCCGGGCGGCTGGCCTGTACGGGATGGTCGTACGGCGGCTATCTGACCCAGGCGGCGCTCGCCTTTCATCCGCAGCTTTTCGTCGCGGGCATCAGCATCTGCGGGATGAGTGACCTGAACACCTTCTACCGCACCACCGAGCCGTGGATCGCGGCGGCGTCCTACCCGGAATACGGCCATCCCGTGGCGGATCGCGATCTGCTGGAACGGCTTTCACCGCTGCCGAGGGCGCATCAGGTGATCGCGCCGCTATTGCTGGTGCACGGCGGCAACGACACGAACGTGCTGCCCGACGAATCGCGTCAGATGTTCGAGGCGCTCACCGAGCTCGACCGCACGGTCGAGCTGCTGATCTTCGAAGACGACGGGCATGAGATCACCAAGCGTGAGAACCGCGCGGCGCTGGTTGACGCCGCGACCCGTTGGCTGGCCAAGGCGTTCGGCGTCTAGTCGGCGGTGAGCGCCGCCAGTGTCATCCGGCGCAGCACTGCCCGTGAATGTGTCTTGGGGACAGCGGGTCTGACGATGTGTGGGGTGGAGTTGAGCAGGCCGAACGCGGCATGGGCCATCACCCGGGCGTCGTCCTCGGCCAGGTCCGGGTCGAGCCGCGTCAGGACCGTCACCCAGATCTCCACGTACTGACGCTGGGCGCGGCGCACCTGTCGTCTGGCGGTGTCGGGCAGGTGGGCCAGGTCGCGGTCCTGGATGCGGATCAGATCCGACTCACCGAAGACGAAGTCGAGGTGGAAGTCCACCAGGCCGTCCAGTGATGCGGCGGGGTCGTCGGTCCGCGCGATGACTTCCTGTGCTCCCGCCAGCAGGCGGGTACTGATCCCGACGAGAAGCTCGACCAGCAGGGCTTCCTTGTTGGGGAAGTGCCGGTAGATGGCCGGACCGCTGATCCCGACCGCCGAGCCGATGTCCTCCAGGCGCACTGCGAGGTAACCGCGTTCGGCCACAAGCCGTTCGGCGGCCGCGACCAATTGGCTGCGGCGATCGGATTTGGCCTGACTGCGTCGCGTGACGGCGCTGTCGGACATGGCGCCTCCGGAGGGTAGACAACTCAGTTAATGAAAACTAACCTAGCACGAGTTAGTTGTCATTAACTCAAATGGGAGCCGCCTTGTCATCGCACCGCGACGAGCACCTGGCGCTGGTCGAGCAGTTGCGCGCCAAGCTCGCCACCGCCGCCCTCGGCGGCCCTGAGCGGGCCCGTCAACGCCACGTCGACCGGGGTAAATTGCTGCCCCGCGACCGGGTCGACGGCCTGCTGGACCCGGGCAGTCCGTTCCTGGAGATCGCCGCGCTGGCCGCCGACGGCATGTACGACGACGAATGTCCCGGCGCCGGGATGATCGCCGGCATCGGCCGGGTGTCAGGGCGGGAATGCCTGATTGTCGCCAACGACGCCACTGTGAAGGGCGGCACGTACTACCCGGTCACGGTCAAGAAACACCTGCGCGCGCAAGAGATCGCGCTGCAGAACAAGCTGCCGTGTATCTACCTGGTGGACTCCGGCGGCGCGTTCCTGCCGCGCCAGGACGAGGTGTTCCCCGACCGCGAGCACTTCGGCCGCATCTTCTACAACCAGGCCACCATGAGCGCGCAGGGCATCGCCCAGATCGCCGCGGTTCTGGGCTCGTGCACCGCGGGCGGGGCCTACGTGCCCGCGATGAGCGACGAGGCCGTCATCGTGCGCAACCAGGGCACGATCTTCCTGGGCGGGCCGCCGCTGGTGAAGGCCGCCACCGGTGAGGTGGTCACCGCCGAGGACCTCGGCGGCGGCGACCTGCACTCCAAGACCTCTGGTGTCACCGACCACCTGGCCCACGACGACCGCGACGCACTGCGGATCGTGCGCAACATCGTGGCCACGCTCGGGCCGGCCGAGGCCCCGCCGTGGGCGGTGACGCCCACCGTGGACGCCGTGGCCGACCAGACCGAGCTCTACGACGTGGTTCCGGTCGACGCCCGCGTGCCCTATGACGTGCACGAGGTGATCACCCGCATCGTCGACGGCGGCGAGTTCAACGAATTCAAGGCCGAGTACGGCACCACCCTGGTCACGGGATTCGCCCGCATCCACGGTCACCCGGTCGGCATCGTCGCGAACAACGGTGTGTTGTTCGGTGAATCCGCGCTCAAAGGAGCACATTTCATCGAGCTGTGCGACAAGCGCAAGATCCCGCTGCTCTTCCTGCAGAACATCGCCGGGTTCATGGTGGGCCGCGACTACGAGGCCTCGGGCATCGCCAAGCACGGCGCCAAGATGGTCACCGCGGTGGCCTGCGCCCGGGTTCCGAAGCTGACCGTGGTGATCGGCGGCTCCTACGGGGCGGGTAACTACTCGATGTGTGGGCGCGCGTATTCGCCGCGGTTCCTGTGGATGTGGCCCAATGCGCGCATCTCGGTGATGGGCGGTGAGCAGGCGGCATCGGTGCTGGCCACCGTGCGCGGCGACATGAGCGCCGTGGAAGAAGAACAGTTCAAGGCACCGATCCGGGCCCAGTACGAGCACCAGGGCAACCCGTACTACTCGACCGCCCGGCTCTGGGACGACGGTGTGATCGACCCTGCTGACACCAGAACGGTGCTCGGCCTTGCTCTTTCGGTTGTCGGCCAGGCTCCGCTGGAGCCGGTCTCCTACGGCGTGTTTCGGATGTGATGATGACCTCAAGCGCAATGTTCGATACCGTCCTCGTCGCCAACCGCGGCGAGATCGCGGTGCGGGTCATCCGCACCCTGCGGACCATGGGCATCCGGTCGGTTGCGGTGTTCAGCGACGCCGACGCCGAGGCGCGTCATGTCTTGGAAGCAGATGTCGCCGTACACATCGGACCCGCCGCGGCCCGGCAAAGCTACCTCGACATCGACACCGTCGTCTCCGCCGCACAGCGAACCGGCGCGCAGGCGGTCCACCCCGGCTACGGATTCCTCTCCGAGAACGCAGAATTCGCCGCTGCTCTGCAGGCCGCGGGCATCGTGTTCATCGGCCCGCCCGCCTCTGCCATCGCCACCATGGGCGACAAGATCGCCGCCAAGGCCGCCGTATCGGCATTCGGTGTCCCCGTCGTCCCGGGGATCTCGCGGCCGGGTCTGACGGATGACGAGTTGATCGCGGGTGCACCCGAGGTCGGCTTTCCTGTGCTCGTCAAGCCGTCGGCCGGCGGCGGCGGCAAGGGCATGCGCGTGGTCGAGCAGGCCGCCGATCTTCCGGCCGCACTGATCAGCGCTCGCCGCGAGGCCGCCGCGGCGTTCGGCGACGACACCCTGTTCCTGGAACGGTTTGTGTTGCGGCCCCGCCATATCGAGGTGCAGGTACTGGCCGACGGTCACGGCAACGTGATCCACCTCGGAGAGCGGGAATGCAGCCTGCAGCGCCGGCATCAGAAGGTCATCGAGGAGGCACCCTCGCCGCTGCTGGACCCGGCCACCCGGGCGCGCATCGGTGCGGCTGCGTGCGACACCGCGCGTAGTGTCGATTACACGGGCGCCGGCACGGTGGAGTTCATCGTGTCCGCCGATGCGCCCGACGAGTTCTTCTTCATGGAGATGAACACCCGGCTGCAGGTCGAACACCCGGTCACCGAGATGGTCACCGGAGTCGACCTGGTGGAACAGCAGGTCCAGATCGCCGCCGGCGAGAAGCTCGCACTCGGCCAGGACGACATCGTCATGACCGGGCATGCCATCGAGGCCAGGGTGTACGCCGAGGACCCGGCCAACGGCTTCCTTCCCACCGGCGGGCCGGTACTGGGATTGCGCGAGCCGACCGGACCCGGTGTGCGGGTGGATTCCGGTCTGGCCGCGGGCACCGTGGTCGGCAGCGACTACGACCCGATGCTGTCGAAGGTCATCGCCCACGGCGCCGACCGGACCGCGGCATTGCACAAGCTGGACCGGGCGCTGGCCGACACCGCGGTGCTCGGCCTGACCACCAACACCGAGTTCCTGCGCTTCCTGCTGGCCGATGCCGATGTGGCCGTGGGCCGGCTGGACACCGGACTGCTCGACCGTCGCGCACCGGATTTCGCGCCCCAGGAGATCGGTGACGCCGAGCTGATCGCGGCGGCGGCCTACCAGTGGATCAGCAACTGGGCGCAGGCCGGCGACAATTTGTGGGCCCGGCCGACCGGCTGGCGGGTGGGGGAGCGTGCTCCGGCTGCATTCCGGCTGCGCGCCGCCGGCCGCACCGACCACGTCTACCTCACCGGTATCCCGAGTCAGGCCACCGCGACCGTCGAGAACGGCGAAACCCACACCCTGAGTGCCGCTTTCGCCGGTGACCAGTTCATCGTCACCCTCGACGGCATGCGTACCGAGTATCTGGTCGCCACGCAGCTGAGCGGGGGCGTCGGCCAACTCTGGCTCTCGGGCGCGGGTCGCAGCTATGTCGTCGAAGAGGTTCGCGAGGCGCCGGTGCGACCCGACGCTGAGCACAGCGGCGATGCCGAACTCGTCAGCCCCATGCCGGGATCGGTTGTCGCCGTGGGTGTTGCCAGCGGCAGCGAGGTGACTGCAGGCACCATGGTGGTCACCGTGGAGGCGATGAAGATGGAGCATGCCCTGACCGCACCGACCGACGGTGTGGCCGAACTACTCGTCGCCGTCGGCGACCAGGTCAAGGTGGGTCAGCCGCTGGCCCGAATCACCGCTGCAACACAGGAGAACGAGCAATGAGCGACTTTCTTTCCACCGGCACGCTGCCGGATCACTACGAGCAACTGGCCAAGACAGTCCGCGACTTCGCCCAGAGCGTGGTCGCCCCGGTGGCCGCCAAACACGATGAGGAACACTCGTTCCCGTACGAGGTCGTCGCCGGCATGGCTGACATGGGACTGTTCGGCCTTCCGTTCCCCGAGGAGTACGGCGGCATGGGCGGCGACTACTTCGCGCTGTGCCTGGCTCTGGAGGAACTCGGCAAGGTCGATCAGAGCGTGGCCATCACGCTGGAGGCCGGAGTTTCGCTGGGCGCCATGCCCGTCTACCGGTTCGGCAACGAAGCTCAGAAGCAGGAGTGGCTGCCGCTGCTGGCCAGCGGCAAGGCGCTGGGTGCGTTCGGCCTGACCGAGGCCGGTGGTGGCAGTGACGCCGGCGCCACCAAGACCACGGCGAAGATGGATGACGGTCACTGGATAATCAACGGCTCCAAGCAGTTCATCACCAACTCCGGCACCGACATCACCAAGCTGGTGACCGTCACCGCCGTGACCGGGGAACGCGAAGGTGGCAAGAAGGAGATCTCCTCGATCCTGGTGCCGGTGCCCATCGAGGGCTTCACCGCCGAACCGGCCTACAACAAGGTGGGCTGGAACGCCTCGGACACCCACCCGCTGAGCTTCGACGACGTCCGGGTGCCTGCGGAGAACCTGCTCGGCGAGCGGGGCCGCGGCTACGCCAACTTCCTGCGCATCCTCGACGAGGGCCGCATCGCCATCGCGGCGCTGTCGGTCGGTGTCGCGCAGGGCTGTGTGGACGAATGCGTCAAGTACGCCAAGGAACGTCAGGCCTTCGGCGCGGCCATCGGCACGTACCAGGCCATCGCCTTCAAGATCGCCCGGATGGAGGCCCGTGCCCACACCGCCCGCGCCGCCTACTACGACGCCGCCGCCCTGATGCTGTCCGGCAAGCCGTTCAAGAAGGCGGCGTCGGTGGCCAAGCTGGTGTCCAGCGAGGCCGCGATGGACAACGCCCGCGACGCCACCCAGATCTTCGGTGGCTACGGATTCATGAACGAATACCCGGTGGCGCGTCACTACCGGGACAGCAAGATCCTCGAAATCGGCGAGGGGACAACCGAAGTTCAGCTGATGCTGATCGCGCGGGAGGCGGGTCTGTGACCGCTGAGAAGAAAGTGATCGAGCAGCGCGGGTTGTGGTTCGAGGAGTTCGAGATCGGGGTGCGCTACCTGCACCGGCCCGGGCGGACCATCACCGAGGCCGACAACGTGCTGTTCACCACGCTCACGATGAACACCCAGGCGCTGCACCTGGATGCCGCGTTCTCCGATGCCCTCCCGCCGTT
It encodes:
- a CDS encoding MmpS family transport accessory protein, encoding MTDSPRRDGSEPGQSFGSGYPVDYPDPAYSNQPPYQGSYPAVPQPAPPVGSAVPNPTQQLPPYSPYGYDAGATGQYGAGSPPPGAPTPPEPGNREPRLWLWILAAVAILVVLGLVIALVIANGSSQETVVAPQPVTPQPGFTTSPTAPTTTTRAPRPLPPPTATSPTETTPGPTETVVYEVTGEGRAINITYLDTGNVLQTEFNVPLPWTKQVELAQPATETASVSVVNFGPEVACTVTVNGAQTQHRTGSGITICVGTP
- a CDS encoding alpha/beta hydrolase family protein, translated to MLERTAEVTGGREVAVDRHVRVNYGASLSPDATAFAHLVDDGGYPRAVQRFLRGWRASSSRDVELPVVGPVTKVIHSADGHWLACQVAPEGGTRSQIWVVTTDPDDRDARRIDYWPVEAGEGTAELIGWDGTQVAAILTGEDGVGSSCLIDPATGYTLVLDRRSGGRLVDAWAGASLVRVGPRGYQELIMLWGLTEIALLPSDPGSVTDFGVILDDHTPRRLRSGLDGETTLYYPASTYDLGSTEGFVRALIRSDNGAAHARLLEVTVTAEGVGYHVVAERPGYDLDEFVVSDDLSTVALLWNIDGRSELQILEYADETLSVPIPLPGPVAGELSISAGGSMVAVTVQGPSLPRTVELVDPRSLEWERIDREPSSGPLTSAPTLERITARDGLELTGWLYRPQGEVVGAVMFLHGGPEGQARPEYNEIFPALLDAGFAVLTPNVRGSGGFGRAFVHADDKELRFAAIDDVADCAQYLLDRGIAPAGRLACTGWSYGGYLTQAALAFHPQLFVAGISICGMSDLNTFYRTTEPWIAAASYPEYGHPVADRDLLERLSPLPRAHQVIAPLLLVHGGNDTNVLPDESRQMFEALTELDRTVELLIFEDDGHEITKRENRAALVDAATRWLAKAFGV
- a CDS encoding SACE_7040 family transcriptional regulator, with amino-acid sequence MSDSAVTRRSQAKSDRRSQLVAAAERLVAERGYLAVRLEDIGSAVGISGPAIYRHFPNKEALLVELLVGISTRLLAGAQEVIARTDDPAASLDGLVDFHLDFVFGESDLIRIQDRDLAHLPDTARRQVRRAQRQYVEIWVTVLTRLDPDLAEDDARVMAHAAFGLLNSTPHIVRPAVPKTHSRAVLRRMTLAALTAD
- a CDS encoding carboxyl transferase domain-containing protein, translated to MGAALSSHRDEHLALVEQLRAKLATAALGGPERARQRHVDRGKLLPRDRVDGLLDPGSPFLEIAALAADGMYDDECPGAGMIAGIGRVSGRECLIVANDATVKGGTYYPVTVKKHLRAQEIALQNKLPCIYLVDSGGAFLPRQDEVFPDREHFGRIFYNQATMSAQGIAQIAAVLGSCTAGGAYVPAMSDEAVIVRNQGTIFLGGPPLVKAATGEVVTAEDLGGGDLHSKTSGVTDHLAHDDRDALRIVRNIVATLGPAEAPPWAVTPTVDAVADQTELYDVVPVDARVPYDVHEVITRIVDGGEFNEFKAEYGTTLVTGFARIHGHPVGIVANNGVLFGESALKGAHFIELCDKRKIPLLFLQNIAGFMVGRDYEASGIAKHGAKMVTAVACARVPKLTVVIGGSYGAGNYSMCGRAYSPRFLWMWPNARISVMGGEQAASVLATVRGDMSAVEEEQFKAPIRAQYEHQGNPYYSTARLWDDGVIDPADTRTVLGLALSVVGQAPLEPVSYGVFRM
- a CDS encoding acetyl-CoA carboxylase biotin carboxylase subunit, yielding MTSSAMFDTVLVANRGEIAVRVIRTLRTMGIRSVAVFSDADAEARHVLEADVAVHIGPAAARQSYLDIDTVVSAAQRTGAQAVHPGYGFLSENAEFAAALQAAGIVFIGPPASAIATMGDKIAAKAAVSAFGVPVVPGISRPGLTDDELIAGAPEVGFPVLVKPSAGGGGKGMRVVEQAADLPAALISARREAAAAFGDDTLFLERFVLRPRHIEVQVLADGHGNVIHLGERECSLQRRHQKVIEEAPSPLLDPATRARIGAAACDTARSVDYTGAGTVEFIVSADAPDEFFFMEMNTRLQVEHPVTEMVTGVDLVEQQVQIAAGEKLALGQDDIVMTGHAIEARVYAEDPANGFLPTGGPVLGLREPTGPGVRVDSGLAAGTVVGSDYDPMLSKVIAHGADRTAALHKLDRALADTAVLGLTTNTEFLRFLLADADVAVGRLDTGLLDRRAPDFAPQEIGDAELIAAAAYQWISNWAQAGDNLWARPTGWRVGERAPAAFRLRAAGRTDHVYLTGIPSQATATVENGETHTLSAAFAGDQFIVTLDGMRTEYLVATQLSGGVGQLWLSGAGRSYVVEEVREAPVRPDAEHSGDAELVSPMPGSVVAVGVASGSEVTAGTMVVTVEAMKMEHALTAPTDGVAELLVAVGDQVKVGQPLARITAATQENEQ
- a CDS encoding acyl-CoA dehydrogenase family protein; translated protein: MSDFLSTGTLPDHYEQLAKTVRDFAQSVVAPVAAKHDEEHSFPYEVVAGMADMGLFGLPFPEEYGGMGGDYFALCLALEELGKVDQSVAITLEAGVSLGAMPVYRFGNEAQKQEWLPLLASGKALGAFGLTEAGGGSDAGATKTTAKMDDGHWIINGSKQFITNSGTDITKLVTVTAVTGEREGGKKEISSILVPVPIEGFTAEPAYNKVGWNASDTHPLSFDDVRVPAENLLGERGRGYANFLRILDEGRIAIAALSVGVAQGCVDECVKYAKERQAFGAAIGTYQAIAFKIARMEARAHTARAAYYDAAALMLSGKPFKKAASVAKLVSSEAAMDNARDATQIFGGYGFMNEYPVARHYRDSKILEIGEGTTEVQLMLIAREAGL